From a region of the Punica granatum isolate Tunisia-2019 unplaced genomic scaffold, ASM765513v2 Contig00406, whole genome shotgun sequence genome:
- the LOC116190256 gene encoding UPF0481 protein At3g47200-like isoform X2 translates to MEEISINIIEKLGQLPPAKPTSYIFKVHHELRAANKELYEPVLLSIGPYYHDKRKSQLQYMEQHKLRYLNDLLKRKEEQGFVTGFYQVRECLGVLEELEDEARGYYADPVALEKNVFLEMLLLDGCFIIELFRKATWKRERETDPLLKAGWVRLSLRRDLMLLENQIPFFVLERLHSMIGDLPGPLYLIRRALRYLPVYGYLRSDVGLLERKNAVQSINNLLSPKSTFGGRRLNREKLRDIKHILDLVRKFMLVEEILEMKAESVSHPQQGQSIKKYILDLVRKFRLVKEILEILQRQRASTESTSVRIKKYKYSATELRDLGVRFNGAKKSKFYDITFENGLLDIPLIQIDDATEGRFRNLIAYEEHCVGENKYVGDYMSFMDGLVNTPKDVELLRHYGIIESFMGDDEVIATMFNNMCKHRILSSSYYAQIVDKLTKHCSKKRHVWMAMLRRNHLSSPWAILSVLAALILLILTITQTVYTVLSFYNSN, encoded by the coding sequence ATGGAGGAGATCTCGATTAACATTATCGAAAAGCTGGGTCAGTTGCCTCCCGCTAAGCCAACGAGTTATATATTTAAGGTTCATCACGAACTACGTGCTGCGAATAAAGAGTTGTACGAGCCTGTGTTGCTTTCAATTGGACCATACTATCATGATAAACGCAAGAGTCAACTTCAATATATGGAACAACATAAGTTGCGCTACCTAAACGATCTGCTTAAACGAAAGGAGGAACAAGGATTTGTGACTGGATTTTACCAAGTAAGGGAGTGTCTTGGGGTTTTGGAAGAATTGGAAGATGAGGCTCGTGGTTACTATGCGGATCCCGTTGCTCTTGAGAAAAATGTCTTCCTAGAAATGTTGTTGCTCGATGGCTGCTTTATCATTGAGCTGTTCCGTAAAGCTACATGGAAACGCGAAAGAGAAACGGACCCTCTCCTTAAAGCTGGTTGGGTACGTCTGTCCTTAAGGAGAGATTTAATGCTACTTGAAAATCAAATTCCATTCTTTGTTCTGGAGCGTCTACATTCTATGATTGGTGATCTGCCTGGCCCACTCTACCTTATTCGGAGGGCCTTGAGGTATCTCCCAGTATATGGGTACTTACGTTCAGATGTAGGCCTACTTGAACGGAAAAATGCAGTGCAAAGCATCAACAATCTTCTCTCGCCTAAATCTACATTTGGAGGTAGACGACTAAACCGAGAGAAACTCCGAGATATTAAGCATATTTTGGATCTTGTCCGCAAGTTCATGTTGGTTGAGGAGATCTTGGAAATGAAAGCTGAAAGTGTCTCACATCCCCAGCAAGGGCAGAGTATCAAAAAGTACATTTTGGATCTTGTCCGCAAGTTCAGGCTGGTTAAGGAGATCTTGGAGATCTTGCAACGGCAGAGAGCATCGACAGAATCCACTTCTGTGAGGATCAAAAAGTACAAATATTCTGCCACAGAGCTGCGTGATTTAGGAGTTAGATTTAACGGTGCTAAGAAAAGCAAATTTTATGATATCACATTTGAAAATGGGCTTTTAGATATTCCACTCATCCAAATAGACGATGCTACAGAAGGGCGATTTCGAAATTTAATCGCATATGAAGAACATTGTGTCggagaaaataaatatgtagGAGACTACATGAGTTTCATGGACGGTCTGGTAAATACCCCAAAGGATGTTGAGCTGCTTCGGCACTACGGGATAATCGAAAGCTTCATGGGTGATGATGAAGTTATTGCTACCATGTTCAACAATATGTGCAAACATAGGATACTGTCGAGCTCCTACTATGCACAAATAGTTGACAAACTGACGAAGCACTGCAGCAAGAAGCGACATGTTTGGATGGCGATGTTAAGGAGAAATCATCTTAGCAGCCCGTGGGCAATCTTGTCAGTTCTAGCGGCATTGATCCTACTCATCTTAACTATCACACAAACTGTCTACACTGTTCTCTCATTCTACAATTCAAATTAG
- the LOC116190256 gene encoding UPF0481 protein At3g47200-like isoform X1: MKTTRRGENMEEISINIIEKLGQLPPAKPTSYIFKVHHELRAANKELYEPVLLSIGPYYHDKRKSQLQYMEQHKLRYLNDLLKRKEEQGFVTGFYQVRECLGVLEELEDEARGYYADPVALEKNVFLEMLLLDGCFIIELFRKATWKRERETDPLLKAGWVRLSLRRDLMLLENQIPFFVLERLHSMIGDLPGPLYLIRRALRYLPVYGYLRSDVGLLERKNAVQSINNLLSPKSTFGGRRLNREKLRDIKHILDLVRKFMLVEEILEMKAESVSHPQQGQSIKKYILDLVRKFRLVKEILEILQRQRASTESTSVRIKKYKYSATELRDLGVRFNGAKKSKFYDITFENGLLDIPLIQIDDATEGRFRNLIAYEEHCVGENKYVGDYMSFMDGLVNTPKDVELLRHYGIIESFMGDDEVIATMFNNMCKHRILSSSYYAQIVDKLTKHCSKKRHVWMAMLRRNHLSSPWAILSVLAALILLILTITQTVYTVLSFYNSN, translated from the coding sequence ATGAAGACTACTAGAAGAGGTGAGAACATGGAGGAGATCTCGATTAACATTATCGAAAAGCTGGGTCAGTTGCCTCCCGCTAAGCCAACGAGTTATATATTTAAGGTTCATCACGAACTACGTGCTGCGAATAAAGAGTTGTACGAGCCTGTGTTGCTTTCAATTGGACCATACTATCATGATAAACGCAAGAGTCAACTTCAATATATGGAACAACATAAGTTGCGCTACCTAAACGATCTGCTTAAACGAAAGGAGGAACAAGGATTTGTGACTGGATTTTACCAAGTAAGGGAGTGTCTTGGGGTTTTGGAAGAATTGGAAGATGAGGCTCGTGGTTACTATGCGGATCCCGTTGCTCTTGAGAAAAATGTCTTCCTAGAAATGTTGTTGCTCGATGGCTGCTTTATCATTGAGCTGTTCCGTAAAGCTACATGGAAACGCGAAAGAGAAACGGACCCTCTCCTTAAAGCTGGTTGGGTACGTCTGTCCTTAAGGAGAGATTTAATGCTACTTGAAAATCAAATTCCATTCTTTGTTCTGGAGCGTCTACATTCTATGATTGGTGATCTGCCTGGCCCACTCTACCTTATTCGGAGGGCCTTGAGGTATCTCCCAGTATATGGGTACTTACGTTCAGATGTAGGCCTACTTGAACGGAAAAATGCAGTGCAAAGCATCAACAATCTTCTCTCGCCTAAATCTACATTTGGAGGTAGACGACTAAACCGAGAGAAACTCCGAGATATTAAGCATATTTTGGATCTTGTCCGCAAGTTCATGTTGGTTGAGGAGATCTTGGAAATGAAAGCTGAAAGTGTCTCACATCCCCAGCAAGGGCAGAGTATCAAAAAGTACATTTTGGATCTTGTCCGCAAGTTCAGGCTGGTTAAGGAGATCTTGGAGATCTTGCAACGGCAGAGAGCATCGACAGAATCCACTTCTGTGAGGATCAAAAAGTACAAATATTCTGCCACAGAGCTGCGTGATTTAGGAGTTAGATTTAACGGTGCTAAGAAAAGCAAATTTTATGATATCACATTTGAAAATGGGCTTTTAGATATTCCACTCATCCAAATAGACGATGCTACAGAAGGGCGATTTCGAAATTTAATCGCATATGAAGAACATTGTGTCggagaaaataaatatgtagGAGACTACATGAGTTTCATGGACGGTCTGGTAAATACCCCAAAGGATGTTGAGCTGCTTCGGCACTACGGGATAATCGAAAGCTTCATGGGTGATGATGAAGTTATTGCTACCATGTTCAACAATATGTGCAAACATAGGATACTGTCGAGCTCCTACTATGCACAAATAGTTGACAAACTGACGAAGCACTGCAGCAAGAAGCGACATGTTTGGATGGCGATGTTAAGGAGAAATCATCTTAGCAGCCCGTGGGCAATCTTGTCAGTTCTAGCGGCATTGATCCTACTCATCTTAACTATCACACAAACTGTCTACACTGTTCTCTCATTCTACAATTCAAATTAG